One genomic region from Streptomyces sp. NBC_00582 encodes:
- a CDS encoding glycoside hydrolase family 9 protein — protein sequence MKRRRTALLSLAALLGAALTALPAQQAGADEVEQVRNGTFDTTADPWWTSNVTAAASDGRLCADVPGGTVNRWDSAVGQNEITLVKGSSYRFSFAASGVPEGHVVRAIVGLGVAPYDTWYEATPVLGESGDSYAYTFTSPVDSTQGQVAFQVGGSAEPWRFCLDDVSLLGGVPPEVYEPDTGPRVRVNQVAYLPAGPKNATLVTDATTKLPWRLRNAAGATVAHGWTVPRGVDVSSGQNVHSLDFGAYRTRGTGLTLVVDGETSRPFDIGTAAYEQLRLDAVKYYYTQRSGIAIRDDLRPGYGRAAGHIGVAPNQGDTDVPCQSGVCDYRLDVSGGWYDAGDHGKYVVNGGIATWELLSTYERSLYARTGRPSALGDGTLALPESGNKVPDVLDEARWELEFLLRMQVPDGRPLAGMAHHKIHDEQWTGLPLLPSADPQKRELHPPTTTATLNLAATAAQAARLYRPYDKAFAAKALTAARKAWAAALAHPDVHASPSDGNGGGTYDDGDATDEFYWAAAELYLTTGERQFRDQVLTSPVHTADIFAPTGFDWSRTAAAGRLDLALVPSRLPGRDTVRASVVKGAQKYLATLEGQPYGMPYAPDGNRYDWGSSHQVLNNAVVIATAYDLTGAAKYRDGAVQSMDYVLGRNALNQSYVTGYGEVASHHQHSRWYAHQLDPTLPDPPKGTLAGGANSSIQDPYAQSKLQGCVGQFCYIDDIQSWSTNETAINWNAALARLASFVADQG from the coding sequence GTGAAACGACGCAGAACCGCCCTGCTGTCCCTCGCGGCCCTGCTGGGCGCGGCCCTCACCGCGCTGCCCGCCCAGCAGGCCGGCGCCGACGAGGTCGAACAGGTCAGGAACGGCACCTTCGACACCACCGCCGACCCCTGGTGGACCAGCAACGTCACCGCCGCGGCGTCCGACGGACGGCTGTGCGCGGACGTCCCCGGTGGCACCGTCAACCGCTGGGACTCCGCGGTCGGCCAGAACGAGATCACCCTGGTCAAGGGCTCCTCGTACCGGTTCTCCTTCGCCGCCTCCGGGGTGCCCGAGGGGCATGTGGTGCGGGCGATCGTGGGGCTCGGCGTCGCGCCGTACGACACCTGGTACGAGGCGACGCCGGTGCTCGGTGAGTCGGGGGACTCCTACGCGTACACCTTCACCTCACCGGTCGACTCCACCCAGGGGCAGGTCGCCTTCCAGGTCGGCGGGAGCGCCGAGCCCTGGCGGTTCTGCCTGGACGACGTGTCGCTGCTCGGCGGGGTGCCCCCGGAGGTGTACGAGCCGGACACCGGGCCGCGGGTGCGCGTCAACCAGGTCGCCTATCTGCCCGCCGGACCCAAGAACGCCACCCTGGTCACCGACGCGACCACGAAGCTGCCCTGGCGGCTGAGGAACGCCGCCGGGGCGACCGTCGCCCACGGCTGGACCGTCCCGCGCGGTGTCGACGTCTCCTCCGGGCAGAACGTCCACTCGCTCGACTTCGGTGCCTACCGCACGCGCGGCACGGGCCTCACCCTGGTCGTCGACGGCGAGACCAGCCGCCCGTTCGACATCGGCACGGCCGCCTACGAGCAACTGCGGCTGGACGCCGTGAAGTACTACTACACCCAGCGCAGCGGCATCGCGATCCGGGACGACCTGCGGCCCGGCTACGGCAGGGCGGCCGGCCACATCGGCGTCGCGCCCAACCAGGGCGACACGGACGTCCCCTGCCAGTCGGGCGTGTGCGACTACCGCCTCGACGTCAGCGGCGGCTGGTACGACGCCGGCGACCACGGCAAGTACGTCGTCAACGGCGGCATAGCCACCTGGGAACTGCTCAGCACCTACGAGCGCTCCCTGTACGCCCGCACCGGCCGGCCCTCGGCGCTCGGCGACGGCACCCTCGCCCTCCCCGAGAGCGGCAACAAGGTGCCGGACGTCCTCGACGAGGCCCGCTGGGAGCTGGAGTTCCTGCTGAGGATGCAGGTACCGGACGGCCGGCCGCTCGCCGGCATGGCCCACCACAAGATCCACGACGAGCAGTGGACAGGCCTGCCCCTGCTGCCGAGCGCCGACCCGCAGAAACGCGAACTGCACCCGCCGACCACCACCGCGACCCTCAACCTCGCCGCCACGGCCGCGCAGGCGGCCCGCCTCTACCGGCCCTACGACAAGGCGTTCGCGGCGAAGGCCCTGACGGCGGCCCGCAAGGCCTGGGCGGCGGCCCTCGCACACCCCGACGTCCACGCGAGCCCGAGCGACGGCAACGGCGGCGGCACGTACGACGACGGCGACGCCACCGACGAGTTCTACTGGGCGGCGGCCGAGCTGTATCTCACCACGGGCGAGCGGCAGTTCCGCGACCAGGTGCTCACCTCCCCCGTCCACACCGCCGACATCTTCGCCCCCACCGGCTTCGACTGGTCCCGCACGGCCGCCGCCGGCCGCCTCGACCTCGCCCTCGTCCCCAGCCGGCTGCCGGGCCGCGACACGGTGCGCGCGTCGGTGGTGAAGGGCGCGCAGAAGTACCTGGCCACCCTCGAGGGCCAGCCGTACGGCATGCCCTACGCACCCGACGGCAACCGCTACGACTGGGGCTCCAGCCACCAGGTCCTCAACAACGCGGTCGTCATCGCCACCGCCTACGACCTCACCGGCGCCGCGAAGTACCGCGACGGGGCCGTCCAGAGCATGGACTACGTCCTCGGCCGCAACGCGCTCAACCAGTCGTACGTCACCGGCTACGGCGAGGTCGCCTCCCACCACCAGCACAGCCGCTGGTACGCCCACCAGCTCGACCCGACCCTCCCGGACCCGCCGAAGGGCACCCTCGCGGGCGGCGCGAACTCGAGCATCCAGGACCCCTACGCGCAGAGCAAGCTCCAGGGGTGCGTGGGCCAGTTCTGCTACATCGACGACATCCAGTCCTGGTCCACGAACGAGACCGCGATCAACTGGAACGCCGCCCTGGCCCGGCTGGCGTCCTTTGTCGCCGACCAAGGGTAG
- a CDS encoding toxin Doc — MTPVIHIDVPWLLQRHEEVLPDQPTVNDFSALVAAVARHRVDPPRLGVDSDPAWRAAALLHTLTLLKPLPSANARFACATAVAYMFVSGVGIDPPYGALVDLARDLIDGKTDVYGAADRLRSWQI; from the coding sequence ATGACACCCGTCATCCACATCGACGTGCCCTGGCTGCTCCAGCGCCACGAAGAGGTCCTTCCGGACCAGCCCACCGTCAACGACTTCTCCGCGCTGGTCGCCGCCGTCGCCCGGCACCGGGTCGACCCGCCCCGGCTCGGCGTCGACTCCGACCCGGCCTGGCGGGCCGCGGCCCTGCTGCACACCCTCACCCTGCTCAAGCCCCTGCCCTCGGCCAACGCCCGGTTCGCCTGTGCGACCGCGGTGGCCTACATGTTCGTCAGCGGCGTCGGCATCGACCCGCCCTACGGCGCCCTCGTCGACCTCGCCCGTGACCTGATCGACGGCAAGACCGATGTGTACGGGGCCGCCGACCGGCTGCGGTCCTGGCAGATATAG
- a CDS encoding RICIN domain-containing protein has product MPTAQPPRPLYPPPGGGPGESDESLAAGIRGGTDSEVAESTALLIARHWRPVHEYAVICLASSGNVSNMLTAAAVHQVFDRLKLGEPGTALRPRLLVTVRDMARLWAADENISGVLPVLTKPAGARGMRAAKSMTPDNRVLAERSFQSLPAVGRCVLWHVEVEAEPITAAAGLLGMDTEMVTGVYEQARDKLREGLVRAHRDLAPSKECRFYNRLLDVPIRRGGDLLPDVRRHLDECRYCRAAAEQLGHFEDGLGVLLAEAVLGWGARRYHDSRPGRAQQPVRLRGSARHRGGGPRGGGLLSRIPSPRRRAADGTRSPRALFTGVGLASAGLLTTLLAAGMWADDGGTDPAASTSGAVPAPDAPAATASPTTPGTVQLPTAPQRTRLRDAEADLCLDVRGKAEAGAALELAACGTDATQQWSYGADGQLRSAAQSDLCVDSHADAGVVILGACVDAGDTRADDVRYDFTVQGELLPRWDDALALTTAGSEAGADVVVKVRDHSDAQRWLPDSASATPGSLAVTGTDAPPSAQRVDLEEGTA; this is encoded by the coding sequence GTGCCGACCGCGCAGCCGCCTCGCCCTCTCTACCCGCCGCCCGGCGGTGGCCCCGGAGAATCCGACGAGTCCCTCGCCGCAGGGATCCGCGGCGGCACGGACAGCGAGGTCGCCGAGTCCACGGCGCTGCTGATCGCCCGGCACTGGCGGCCGGTCCACGAGTACGCGGTGATCTGCCTCGCGTCCTCCGGGAACGTCTCGAACATGCTCACCGCGGCAGCCGTCCACCAGGTCTTCGACCGGCTGAAGCTGGGCGAGCCGGGCACCGCGCTGCGCCCCCGACTGCTGGTGACCGTGCGGGACATGGCCCGGCTGTGGGCCGCCGACGAGAACATATCCGGCGTTCTGCCGGTGCTGACGAAGCCCGCCGGGGCCCGGGGGATGCGGGCCGCGAAGTCCATGACCCCGGACAACCGGGTGCTCGCCGAGCGCTCCTTCCAGAGCCTGCCCGCGGTCGGCCGCTGCGTCCTGTGGCACGTGGAGGTGGAGGCCGAACCGATCACGGCCGCCGCCGGACTCCTCGGCATGGACACCGAGATGGTCACCGGCGTGTACGAACAGGCCCGCGACAAGCTCCGCGAGGGACTCGTCCGCGCCCACCGGGACCTCGCCCCGAGCAAGGAGTGCCGCTTCTACAACCGACTCCTCGACGTGCCCATCCGCCGGGGCGGCGACCTGCTGCCGGACGTCCGCAGGCATCTCGACGAATGCCGCTACTGCCGGGCCGCCGCCGAACAGCTCGGTCACTTCGAGGACGGACTCGGCGTCCTGCTCGCCGAGGCCGTCCTCGGCTGGGGCGCCCGCCGCTATCACGACTCGCGCCCCGGCCGCGCCCAGCAGCCCGTGCGGCTCAGGGGCTCCGCCCGGCACCGGGGCGGCGGTCCCCGCGGCGGCGGGCTCCTCTCGCGCATCCCCTCGCCGCGCCGCCGCGCGGCCGACGGAACACGGTCCCCGCGCGCCCTGTTCACCGGTGTGGGTCTCGCCTCGGCGGGACTGCTGACCACCCTCCTCGCCGCCGGGATGTGGGCGGACGACGGCGGCACCGACCCGGCCGCCTCCACCAGCGGTGCCGTCCCCGCCCCCGACGCCCCGGCCGCCACCGCCTCCCCGACGACCCCCGGTACCGTCCAGCTCCCCACCGCACCCCAGCGGACCCGGCTCCGCGACGCCGAGGCCGACCTCTGCCTGGACGTCCGGGGCAAGGCCGAGGCCGGCGCGGCCCTGGAACTCGCCGCCTGCGGAACCGACGCCACCCAGCAGTGGTCGTACGGCGCGGACGGTCAGCTCCGCAGCGCGGCCCAGTCCGATCTGTGCGTGGACTCCCACGCCGACGCGGGTGTCGTCATCCTCGGCGCCTGCGTGGACGCCGGGGACACCCGCGCGGACGACGTCCGCTACGACTTCACCGTCCAGGGCGAGTTGCTGCCCCGCTGGGACGACGCGCTCGCGCTGACCACCGCCGGCTCCGAGGCGGGCGCCGACGTCGTGGTGAAGGTCCGCGACCACTCCGACGCCCAGCGCTGGCTGCCCGACAGCGCCTCCGCCACCCCCGGCTCCCTCGCCGTCACCGGCACGGACGCCCCGCCCTCGGCCCAGCGCGTGGACCTGGAGGAGGGAACGGCCTGA
- a CDS encoding lactate 2-monooxygenase — translation MAKHWADFQYEIYLHGMTGRVPRLPTDLTRLEELTERRLGPGPVGYVAGSAGDGSTARANRAALERRRIVPRMLRDVHERDLSVEVLGRALPAPLALAPVGVLSIMHPEAESAAARAAAAQGVPYILSSASSTPMEQVAEAMGDAERWFQLYWSKDREVARSFLNRARASGFTVLVVTLDTPMLAWRPRDLDQAYLPFLHGVGTANYFSDPAFRAGLAKPPAEDPDAAVLHFLGLFADPAKTWPDLAFLRENWDGPIVLKGILHPDDARLAADAGMDGVVVSNHGGRQVAGSIGAADALPRVARAVGDRLTVLFDSGVRTSDDVFKALALGARAVLLGRPYVYGLGLDGQPGVEHVIRCLLAEFDLTLALSGHATPTTVGPEDLAEDGE, via the coding sequence ATGGCCAAGCACTGGGCGGACTTCCAGTACGAGATCTATCTCCACGGGATGACCGGCAGGGTGCCCCGGCTGCCCACCGACCTGACCCGGCTCGAGGAGCTGACCGAGCGGCGGCTCGGGCCGGGTCCGGTCGGGTATGTGGCGGGCAGCGCGGGGGACGGCAGCACGGCCCGGGCGAACCGCGCGGCCCTGGAGCGCCGCCGGATCGTGCCGCGCATGCTGCGGGACGTCCATGAGCGGGATCTGTCGGTCGAGGTGCTGGGCCGCGCGCTGCCCGCGCCGCTGGCGCTCGCCCCGGTCGGGGTACTGTCGATCATGCATCCGGAGGCGGAGTCGGCGGCGGCCCGGGCGGCGGCCGCGCAGGGGGTGCCGTACATCCTGTCGTCCGCCTCCAGCACCCCGATGGAACAGGTCGCCGAGGCGATGGGGGACGCCGAGCGCTGGTTCCAGCTCTACTGGTCCAAGGACCGCGAGGTGGCGCGGAGTTTCCTGAACCGGGCGAGGGCGAGCGGCTTCACGGTGCTCGTGGTCACCCTCGACACCCCCATGCTGGCCTGGCGGCCGCGCGACCTCGACCAGGCGTATCTGCCGTTCCTGCACGGCGTCGGCACCGCCAACTACTTCTCGGACCCGGCCTTCCGGGCGGGCCTGGCCAAACCGCCGGCCGAGGATCCCGACGCGGCCGTGCTGCACTTCCTCGGCCTGTTCGCGGACCCCGCGAAGACCTGGCCCGACCTCGCGTTCCTGCGGGAGAACTGGGACGGCCCGATCGTCCTCAAGGGCATCCTGCACCCGGACGACGCCCGGCTCGCCGCGGACGCCGGGATGGACGGTGTGGTCGTCTCCAACCACGGCGGGCGGCAGGTGGCCGGTTCGATCGGCGCCGCCGACGCGCTGCCCCGGGTGGCACGGGCCGTGGGCGACCGGCTGACCGTCCTGTTCGACAGCGGTGTCCGCACCAGCGACGACGTCTTCAAGGCCCTCGCCCTCGGCGCCCGGGCGGTCCTCCTGGGCCGCCCCTACGTCTACGGCCTCGGCCTCGACGGACAGCCCGGCGTCGAACACGTGATCCGCTGCCTGCTCGCCGAGTTCGACCTCACGCTGGCTCTGTCCGGCCACGCCACACCGACGACGGTGGGCCCCGAGGACCTGGCCGAGGACGGGGAGTAG
- a CDS encoding glycoside hydrolase family 2 TIM barrel-domain containing protein — protein MTVTRRSVLIASTAAPAAGALLAGPAESAEAARTTGRHTVALRDGWRFALVDPGGLTDPTGAYADAAAPGYDDSAWREVAVPHDWSIEQTPTTEHGTTSGTGFFPGGLGWYRRAFTLSPAHAGKRIAVEFDGIHMDAFVYCNGTEVGRHPYGYTGFALDLTELLHTDGTTENVIAVKVQNRLPSSRWYSGSGIYREARLVVTEPVHVARWGTYVTTPEVTGERALVRVATAVENASGADAEVEVVSRIVAPNGRTVARTSSTVTVGERATQTHELTVPDPRLWDFTAPHRYTLETELKVAGGRVDTCRTPFGIRTFRFDADEGFFLNGRHSKIKGVDLHHDLGALGAAVSADAIRRQMTIMKSMGVNAFRTSHNPPSPQMIEVCEDLGIVMMVEAFDCWRTGKTRYDYGRFFDEWCEKDATEMVLAARNSPAVVLWSIGNEIPDSTSTAGLAMADRIIAAIRSADDTRPLVIGSDKYRTPPAKGSAADLMLAKLDGLGLNYNTAKSVDVLHAAYPRLFLFESESSSETSTRGTYQEPEHLNTGENHTPGRRATSSYDNNLASWTMSGEYGHKKDRDRKWFAGQFLWSGIDYIGEPTPYNVFPVKASFFGAVDTAGFPKDMYHLFRSQWTDEPMVHLLPATWNHEPGATVEVWAYSNVDTVELYLNGTSLGVRKFDRKTTVDGRTYLETTEPTGDDKTFTTGPYPGSYTSPNGSAGKLHLTWRVPYAPGVLKAVARRDGKVVATDVLRTAGAPHAVRLTADRTSLPADGRSLVFVTADVVDAHGVVVPDAEHLLSFAVSGGSLAGLDNGREESAERYQASTRTAFHGKALAIVRSGTGAGPLKVTARGEGLRPGTVTVRTVRARSVAATPPAEFAPDYPEPVKYPYADAGYSGRADTLPAAMLDGNPATGWSNAFAKSATALLPAFSGARTTDWVSVDWGRTRDFDRVAVSFTVDATHGLPASVEVAVGDGERYTPVTGAAVDWATDSDAPTVVTFDAVRGSRLRLTFTSAAPGSVRGAVRVSRLEA, from the coding sequence GTGACAGTCACTCGCAGATCCGTCTTGATCGCCTCCACGGCCGCCCCGGCCGCCGGAGCACTCCTCGCCGGTCCGGCCGAGTCGGCCGAGGCGGCGCGCACCACCGGCCGCCACACGGTCGCCCTGCGCGACGGCTGGCGCTTCGCCCTGGTCGACCCGGGCGGGCTCACCGACCCCACCGGCGCGTACGCCGACGCGGCCGCCCCCGGATACGACGACTCGGCCTGGCGCGAGGTGGCCGTCCCGCACGACTGGAGCATCGAGCAGACCCCCACCACCGAGCACGGCACCACGAGCGGCACCGGCTTCTTCCCCGGCGGCCTCGGCTGGTACCGCCGCGCCTTCACCCTGTCGCCCGCCCACGCCGGCAAGCGGATCGCGGTCGAGTTCGACGGCATCCACATGGACGCGTTCGTCTACTGCAACGGCACCGAGGTCGGCCGCCACCCCTACGGCTACACCGGCTTCGCCCTCGACCTGACCGAGCTGCTGCACACCGACGGCACCACCGAGAACGTGATCGCGGTCAAGGTGCAGAACCGTCTCCCCAGCAGCCGCTGGTACTCCGGCAGCGGCATCTACCGCGAGGCCCGCCTGGTCGTCACGGAACCGGTGCACGTGGCCCGCTGGGGCACGTACGTCACCACCCCCGAGGTCACCGGCGAACGCGCGCTCGTCCGGGTGGCGACCGCCGTCGAGAACGCCTCCGGCGCGGACGCCGAGGTCGAGGTCGTCTCCCGGATCGTCGCCCCGAACGGCCGTACCGTCGCCCGTACGTCCTCCACGGTCACCGTCGGCGAGCGGGCCACGCAGACCCATGAGCTCACCGTCCCCGACCCACGGCTGTGGGACTTCACGGCGCCCCACCGCTACACCCTGGAGACCGAGCTCAAGGTCGCCGGCGGACGCGTCGACACCTGCCGCACCCCCTTCGGTATCCGCACCTTCCGCTTCGATGCGGACGAGGGCTTCTTCCTCAACGGCAGGCACTCCAAGATCAAGGGCGTCGACCTCCACCACGACCTGGGCGCCCTCGGCGCGGCGGTGAGCGCCGACGCGATCCGCCGCCAGATGACGATCATGAAGTCGATGGGGGTCAACGCCTTCCGCACCTCCCACAACCCGCCCTCGCCCCAGATGATCGAGGTCTGCGAGGACCTGGGCATCGTGATGATGGTCGAGGCCTTCGACTGCTGGCGGACCGGCAAGACCCGCTACGACTACGGCCGGTTCTTCGACGAGTGGTGCGAGAAGGACGCCACCGAGATGGTGCTCGCCGCCCGCAACTCGCCCGCCGTCGTGCTGTGGTCCATCGGCAACGAGATCCCCGACTCCACCTCCACCGCCGGTCTCGCCATGGCCGACCGGATCATCGCCGCGATCAGGAGCGCCGACGACACCCGCCCGCTCGTCATCGGCTCCGACAAGTACCGCACCCCGCCCGCGAAGGGCTCCGCCGCCGACCTGATGCTGGCCAAGCTGGACGGTCTCGGCCTCAACTACAACACCGCGAAGAGCGTGGACGTGCTGCACGCCGCCTACCCGCGCCTCTTCCTGTTCGAGTCCGAGTCCTCCTCGGAGACCTCCACCCGGGGCACGTACCAGGAACCGGAGCACCTGAACACCGGGGAGAACCACACCCCGGGCAGGCGGGCCACCTCCTCCTACGACAACAACCTCGCCTCCTGGACCATGAGCGGCGAGTACGGCCACAAGAAGGACCGGGACCGGAAGTGGTTCGCGGGGCAGTTCCTGTGGTCCGGCATCGACTACATCGGCGAGCCGACGCCCTACAACGTCTTCCCCGTGAAGGCCTCCTTCTTCGGCGCCGTCGACACGGCGGGCTTCCCCAAGGACATGTACCACCTGTTCAGAAGCCAGTGGACGGACGAGCCGATGGTCCATCTGCTGCCGGCGACCTGGAACCACGAGCCCGGCGCCACGGTCGAGGTGTGGGCTTACTCCAACGTCGACACCGTCGAGCTGTACCTCAACGGAACGTCCCTGGGCGTAAGGAAGTTCGACCGGAAGACGACCGTCGACGGCCGCACCTACCTGGAGACCACCGAACCCACCGGCGACGACAAGACCTTCACCACCGGCCCCTACCCGGGCAGTTACACCAGCCCCAACGGCAGCGCGGGCAAACTCCACCTGACGTGGAGAGTCCCCTACGCGCCAGGCGTGCTGAAGGCCGTCGCCCGGCGTGACGGCAAGGTCGTCGCCACGGACGTCCTGCGCACGGCCGGCGCCCCGCACGCCGTGCGCCTCACCGCCGACCGCACCTCCCTTCCGGCGGACGGGCGTTCGCTGGTCTTCGTCACCGCCGACGTCGTCGACGCGCACGGGGTCGTCGTCCCGGACGCCGAGCACCTCCTCTCCTTCGCGGTGAGCGGCGGTTCGCTCGCCGGGCTCGACAACGGGCGCGAGGAGAGCGCCGAGCGGTACCAGGCGAGCACCCGGACCGCCTTCCACGGCAAGGCCCTCGCGATCGTGCGCTCGGGAACCGGGGCGGGACCCCTGAAGGTGACCGCGCGCGGGGAGGGGCTGCGCCCGGGCACCGTCACCGTGCGCACCGTCCGGGCCCGCTCGGTGGCCGCCACGCCCCCGGCCGAGTTCGCGCCCGACTACCCGGAGCCCGTGAAATACCCTTACGCGGACGCCGGTTACTCCGGTCGGGCGGACACCCTGCCCGCCGCGATGCTGGACGGGAATCCGGCCACCGGCTGGTCCAACGCCTTCGCCAAGTCGGCCACCGCCCTGCTGCCCGCCTTCAGCGGGGCCCGTACGACGGACTGGGTCTCCGTCGACTGGGGGCGTACCCGGGACTTCGACCGGGTGGCGGTCTCCTTCACCGTCGACGCGACCCACGGCCTGCCCGCCTCGGTCGAGGTCGCGGTGGGGGACGGGGAGCGGTACACACCGGTCACCGGGGCGGCCGTGGACTGGGCCACCGACTCCGACGCGCCGACCGTCGTCACCTTCGACGCGGTGCGCGGCTCCCGGCTGCGGCTGACGTTCACCAGCGCCGCTCCCGGGTCGGTCCGAGGGGCCGTGCGGGTCAGCAGACTGGAGGCGTAG
- a CDS encoding IS110 family transposase, with amino-acid sequence MILIGIDPHKSSHTAVAVDAAGHQVAQRRFVVNAGTFRQLTRWCEQWPDRRFAVEGAGGLGRSVAQQLAAAGETVVDVPSTLSARARLLATGGDRKTDAKDALHVAQVALFRHDLRPVVQEDQTTILRLLTERRDDLVHERTRVLNRLHAVLRDLLPGGAPTGLSADKAAALMKAIRPVTATDNCRRDIARDLLADLRRLDRQVKDNETEMREAVAATHTTLTTLPGLGTVLAAKVLGHIGDIRRFPTEHHFASYTGSAPLDASSGNNVRHRLNTGGNRALNSVLHTIAVCQIRDGGRGQDYYLRKISEGKTPSEARRALKRRLSNVVYRIMKRDHRTHLAQAA; translated from the coding sequence GTGATCCTGATCGGCATCGATCCCCACAAGTCGTCCCACACCGCCGTCGCCGTCGACGCCGCCGGCCACCAGGTGGCCCAGCGCCGGTTCGTCGTCAACGCCGGGACCTTCCGCCAGCTGACGCGCTGGTGCGAGCAGTGGCCCGACCGTCGTTTCGCGGTCGAGGGTGCCGGCGGCCTGGGCCGCTCGGTCGCCCAGCAGCTGGCCGCCGCGGGCGAGACCGTGGTCGACGTGCCCTCCACCTTGTCGGCCCGGGCCCGGCTGCTGGCCACCGGCGGTGACCGCAAGACCGACGCGAAGGACGCCCTCCACGTCGCCCAGGTCGCCCTCTTCCGCCATGATCTGCGACCCGTGGTCCAGGAAGACCAGACCACGATCCTGCGGCTGCTGACCGAGCGGCGGGACGACCTGGTCCACGAGCGCACCCGCGTCCTCAACCGACTTCACGCCGTCTTGCGCGATCTCCTGCCCGGCGGAGCACCCACCGGCCTGTCGGCCGACAAGGCCGCCGCCCTGATGAAGGCGATCCGGCCGGTCACGGCCACCGACAACTGCCGCCGCGACATAGCCCGTGATTTGCTGGCCGACCTGCGCAGACTGGACCGGCAGGTCAAGGACAACGAAACCGAGATGCGCGAGGCCGTCGCCGCGACTCACACCACGCTGACTACCCTGCCGGGGCTGGGGACCGTGCTGGCCGCGAAGGTCCTCGGCCACATCGGGGACATCAGGCGCTTCCCCACAGAGCATCACTTCGCCAGCTATACCGGCAGCGCGCCCCTGGACGCCTCCAGCGGCAACAACGTCCGCCACCGGCTCAACACCGGTGGCAACCGTGCGCTGAACTCGGTCCTGCACACCATCGCCGTCTGCCAGATCCGCGACGGCGGGCGCGGGCAGGACTACTACCTCCGCAAGATCAGTGAGGGGAAGACGCCTTCGGAGGCCCGCAGGGCTCTCAAGCGACGGTTGTCCAACGTGGTCTACCGGATCATGAAACGCGACCACCGGACTCATCTCGCTCAAGCCGCTTGA
- a CDS encoding alpha/beta fold hydrolase: MTHFVLVPGAFLGAWAWDEVAARLRAAGDEAHPLTLSGLAEKAGVPAGQQTHVRDVVAEVERLGVRDVVLVGHSYSGIPVGQAAERLGDRLARVVYVDASVPFTGESFLSGWDSDHVRAAIEANAGVWPPLGADDCVGQDLTDEQIAGVLARATAHPGATLTEPAELEGSAGDLPSTYIKCLLDGDAPPPAVAELLKGDTWELVEMDTGHWPMFSRPAELARILRASVAAHQGV, from the coding sequence ATGACTCATTTCGTGTTGGTGCCGGGCGCGTTCCTGGGGGCGTGGGCCTGGGACGAGGTGGCGGCCCGGTTGCGCGCCGCCGGGGACGAGGCCCATCCCCTGACGCTGTCCGGCCTCGCCGAGAAGGCCGGGGTGCCCGCCGGACAGCAGACGCATGTGCGGGACGTCGTGGCCGAGGTGGAGCGCCTCGGCGTACGGGACGTGGTGCTGGTCGGGCACAGCTACTCGGGGATCCCGGTGGGCCAGGCGGCCGAGCGGCTCGGCGACCGGCTCGCCAGGGTGGTGTACGTGGACGCGAGCGTCCCGTTCACCGGGGAGTCCTTCCTGTCGGGCTGGGACAGCGACCACGTCCGCGCGGCGATCGAGGCGAACGCGGGCGTCTGGCCCCCGCTCGGTGCCGACGACTGCGTGGGGCAGGACCTGACCGACGAGCAGATCGCCGGGGTGCTCGCCCGGGCCACCGCGCATCCCGGGGCCACCCTCACCGAGCCCGCGGAGCTCGAGGGTTCCGCGGGCGACCTTCCCTCGACGTACATCAAGTGCCTGCTCGACGGGGACGCCCCGCCGCCGGCCGTGGCGGAACTCCTCAAGGGCGACACCTGGGAGCTGGTGGAGATGGACACCGGCCACTGGCCGATGTTCTCCCGCCCCGCCGAACTGGCCCGGATCCTGCGCGCGTCGGTCGCCGCGCACCAGGGGGTGTAA